From a region of the Vanrija pseudolonga chromosome 2, complete sequence genome:
- the EXO1 gene encoding Exonuclease 1, with protein sequence MGISGLLPSLKEIQQPRNISDFKGKRLAIDAYVWLHKGAFGCAEDLVKGKKTTKFVDYAMYRVRMLRYHGITPFVVFDGGPLPAKQGTEDSRAKSRAGHLARAQAFEAQGRLKEARDCYTKCLDITPEMAFQLIKALRAEGVSYIVAPYEADAQLCFLEREGFVDGVVTEDSDLLVFGCKTVIFKLEKDGSCISIERSRLAQVRELPMHGWTDVQFRRMAMLSGCDYLPSIPGIGLKKAHRMLRRYKTVEKLLQAIRLDGSHNIPSGYSEAFAQAELAFLYQRVFCPEKKCLVPLSDFPEAGLAGEDEKWIGLDVEEDIARGMAAGDLHPATRKPIDDLWPDFKPGSKGGNAPGLAFAATSSSTPKAGPLDSFFSRVKRTKSTPAVQPIGKMASGPTRLSDLNGIGRHSSDPGPETPPPAERKTSKFFGGKAAPADEPEDKFELKWEQSTQFASQQAGPSRERSATPEHIKSPSPSRSTLRETLQDDDGDVAFTSPVSVVSDVSSPPMSASPLKGRDPAKRPEPPSPTPNRVLVAASSQLPPPTMATCASSPMSTPLRRAHTTPITSRALTRITAVLVPASSPVVPNDSSDTIDDDDIVTPSPGALLKRRRVDQDEGDDEERERRARVVAEGWRQKYALKSAGSSSPAAPAPRKRTASMPVSAGARNILAPKATNVGHEPAPKVAAKTVVKATASDATPKAKVPAAVKIAAVTPCTAAATVATTPINAGVPSPHGLTWSSLERFRFHRR encoded by the exons ATGGGCATCTCTggcctcctcccctccctcaaGGAGATCCAGCAGCCCCGCAACATCTCCGACTTCAAGGGAAAGAG gctcgccatcgacgccTATGTCTGGCTGCACAAGGGCGCGTTCGGGTGCGCCGAGGACCTGGTGAAGGGCAAGAAGACAACCAA ATTCGTCGACTATGCCATGTACCGTGTCCGGATGCTCCGCTACCATGGCATCACGCCGTTTGTCGTGTTTGACGGCGGGCCGCTGCCAGCCAAGCAGGGCACAGAGGACTCGCGCGCCAAGTCACGCGCGGGGCATCTGGCGCGTGCTCAGGCCTTCGAGGCGCAGGGAAGGCTCAAGGAGGCGCGAGACTGCTACACCAAGTGTCTGGACATTACCCCCGAGATGGCGTTCCAGCTCATCAAG GCTCTGCGAGCTGAAGGAGTCAGCTACATTGTTGCACCGTatgaggccgacgcgcagctgtgcttcctcgagcgcgagggcttcgtcgacggcgtcgtgaCGGAAGACTCTGACCTCCTCGTGTTCGGCTGCAAGACGGTCATCTtcaagctcgagaaggacggCTCGTGCATCTCGATTGAGCGATCACGGCTCGCACAAGTTCGCGAGCTCCCGATGCACGGCTGGACGGACGTTCAGTTTAGGCGCATGGCG ATGCTGTCTGGATGCGACTACCTTCCCTCCATCCCGGGTATCGGACTCAAGAAGGCACACAGGATGCTGAGGCGGTACAAGACAGTAGAGAAG CTACTACAAGCTATCCGTCTTGACGGCTCGCACAACATACCATCAGGGTATTCCGAGGCGTTTGCTCAAGCCGAGCTCGCCTTCCTCTACCAGCGTGTCTTTTGCCCCGAGAAGAAGTGCCTTGTGCCCCTGAGCGACTTTCCAGAAGCGGGCCTTGCTGGTGAAGATGAGAAGTGGATCGGGCTGGACGTCGAAGAGGACATTGCTCGCGGCATGGCGGCCGGCGACCTCCACCCTGCCACTCGTAAGCCAATCGATGACCTCTGGCCGGACTTCAAACCTGGTTCGAAGGGTGGCAACGCTCCAGGATTAGCCTTTGCTGCTACATCCTCCTCCACGCCCAAGGCTGGGCCTCTCGACTCGTTCTTCAGCCGTGTCAAGAGGACGAAGTCGACCCCGGCCGTTCAACCCATCGGCAAGATGGCGTCGGGACCGACGCGCTTGTCCGACCTCAACGGTATCGGGAGGCACTCGTCTGACCCGGGCCCCGagacgccgccaccggccgAGCGCAAGACCAGCAAGTTCTTTGGTGGCAAGGCTGCCCCGGCGGACGAACCAGAAGACAAGTTTGAGCTCAAGTGGGAGCAGTCGACACAGTTTGCGTCCCAGCAAGCTGGGCCCTCACGCGAGCGTAGCGCCACCCCAGAACACATCAAGTCGCCTTCTCCATCGAGGTCAACACTACGCGAGACGCtgcaagacgacgacggcgacgtggcCTTCACCTCTCCCGTGTCCGTGGTGTCTGACGTGTCGTCGCCTCCAATGTCTGCTTCCCCGCTGAAGGGCCGCGACCCAGCAAAGCGGCCCGAGCCACCATCGCCGACTCCCAACCGTGTCCTggtcgcggcgtcgtcacagcttccccctcccaccatggcgacgtgcgcgtcgaGTCCCATGTCGACACCATTACGTCGCGCACACACCACTCCAATCACCAGCCGAGCGCTGACACGTATCACTGCGGTCCTCGTCCCTGCCTCTTCTCCAGTTGTCCCCAACGACTCGAGCGACACAatagacgacgacgacattgtgACGCCGTCTCCCGGTGCTCTCCTCAAGCGCAGGAGGGTCGAccaggacgagggcgacgacgaggagcgagaAAGGCGCGCCCGCGTAGTCGCCGAGGGTTGGCGCCAGAAGTATGCCCTCAAGTCTGCCGGatcgtcctcgcccgctgCTCCTGCCCCACGCAAGCGTACCGCTTCGATGCCTGTCAGTGCTGGGGCGCGTAATATCCTGGCGCCAAAGGCCACCAACGTGGGCCACGAGCCAGCGCCAAAGGTGGCAGCCAAGACCGTGGTCAAGGCCACGGCGAGTGACGCGACGCCGAAGGCCAAGGTGCCAGCTGCTGTCAAGATTGCGGCAGTGACGCCGTGCACAGCCGCTGCCACAGTTGCCACGACACCTATCAACGCGGGTGTCCCCAGCCCCCATGGCTTAACGTGGTCCTCGCTTGAGCGCTTCCGCTTCCACCGCCGATAG
- the VPS68 gene encoding Vacuolar protein sorting-associated protein 68, with the protein MSIPRAQYDPRNVFRFSLPHIEVGPKAREIGTYLSGALFTLSYFLMIDAATVSKHAKPPPDAPYDTVPVHVQFVDWVPAILSTLGFLVISLLDKTHLHSAFSGDSWGSDGPAAWRARVVLFLGVALMAGGLAGSLTVLILKYIVPDYTDYIYYGIANVGMNAGVMLSAMVLWVSQSGSDEYEYQLTV; encoded by the exons ATGTCGATTCCACGA GCGCAGTACGACCCCCGGAATGTCTTCCGCTTCAGCCTCCCCCACATCGAGGTGGGACCCAAGGCCCGCGAGATCGGGACGTACCTCTCTGGCGCGCTC TTCACCCTCTCGTACTTCCTCATGATCGACGCGGCGACCGTGTCCAAGCACGCCAAGCCGCCTCCCGATGCGCCGTACGACACGGTGCCGGTGCACGTCCAGTTCGTTGACTGGGTGCCCGCCATCCTCTCCACTC TTGGATTCCTTGTCATCTCTCTCCTCGACAAGACACACCTCCACTCTGCCTTCTCGGGCGACTCGTGGGGAAGCGACGGCCCTGCTGCGTGGAGAGCCCGTGTGGtgctcttcctcggcgtcgcgctcatgGCTGGCGGTCTCGCCGGTAGCTTG actGTCCTCATCCTCAAGTACATTGTGCCCGACTACACCGACTACATCTACTACGGCATCGCCAACGTCGGCATGAACGCTGGCGTCATGCTCTC CGCCATGGTCCTCTGGGTGTCGCAgagcggcagcgacgagtaCGAGTACCAGCTCACCGTTTAG
- the HTB1_1 gene encoding Histone H2B: MPPKSAVASKAPASQASKAPAAASKAPAKAAKTSSSAKEGGKKRTKKRVESYSSYIYKVLKQVHPDTGISNKAMAILNSFVADIFERIATEASKLASYNHRSTISSREIQTAVRLILPGELSKHAISEGTKAVTKFSSTK, translated from the exons ATG CCTCCCAAGTCCGCTGTCGCTTCCAAGGCCCCCGCCTCGCAGGCCTCCAaggcccccgccgctgcctcgaAGGCtcccgccaaggccgccaagacctcgtcgtcggccaagGAGGGTGGCAAGAAGCGCACCAAGAAGCGTGTCGAGTCGTACTCTTCGTACATCTACAAGGTCCTCAAGCAGGTCCACCCCGACACCGGTATCTCGAACAAGGCCATGGCCATTCTTAACTCGTTCGTTGCCGACATCTTCGAGCGCATTGCCACCGAGGCCTCGAAGCTCGCTTCGTACAACCACCGCTCGACCATCTCGTCGCGTGAGATCCAGACCGCCGTCCGTCTCATCCTCCCCGGTGAGCTCTCCAAGCACGCCATCTCGGAGGGCACCAAGGCCGTCACCAAGTTCTCGTCGACCAAGtaa
- the HTA1_1 gene encoding Histone H2A translates to MSSGGKSGGKSGSETKSSSRSSKAGLQFPVGRIHRLLKRGNYAQRIGSGAPVYLAAVLEYLAAEILELAGNAARDNKKSRIVPRHLQLAVRNDEELNKLLGSVVISQGGVLPNILSELLPNKTPKGNKAKPSQEV, encoded by the exons ATGTCTTCCGGTGGCAAGTCTGGTGGCAAGTCGGGTTCCGAGACCAAGTCGTCTTCGCGTTCGTCGAAGGCCGGCCTTCAGT TCCCCGTTGGTCGTATCCACCGTCTCCTCAAGCGCGGCAACTACGCCCAGCGTATCGGTTCGGGTGCCCCCGTCTAcctcgctgccgtcctcgagtacctcgccgccgagatcctcgagctcgccggtAACGCCGCCCGTGACAACAAGAAGTCGCGTATCGTCCCCCGTCACCTtcagctcgccgtccgcaacgacgaggagctcaacaagctcctcggctcggtcgTCATCTCGCAGGGTGGTGTCCTCCCCAACATTCTCTCCGAGCTTCTCCCCAACAAGACCCCCAAGGGcaacaaggccaagcccTCGCAGGAGGTTTAA
- the H3 gene encoding Histone H3: MARTKQTARKSTGGKAPRKQLATKAARKSAPSTGGVKKPHRYRPGTVALREIRRYQKSTELLIRKLPFQRLVREIAQDFKTDLRFQSSAVLALQEASEAYLVGLFEDTNLAAIHAKRVTIQPKDLQLARRLRGERS; encoded by the exons ATGGCTCGTACCAAGCAGACCGCCCGCAAGTCCACCGGTGGCAAGGCCCCCCGCAAGCAGC TCGCTACCAAGGCTGCCCGCAAGTCGGCCCCCTCGACCGGCGGTGTCAAGAAGCCCCACCGTTACCGCCCGGGTACCGTCGCTCTCCGTGAGATCCGTCGCTACCAGAAGTCGACCGAGCTCCTCATCCGCAAGCTCCCCTTCCAGCGTCTCGTCCGTGAGATTGCCCAGGACTTCAAGACCGACCTCCGCTTCCAGTCGtcggccgtcctcgccctccaggAGGCGTCCGAGGCctacctcgtcggcctcttcGAGGACACCAACCTCGCTGCCATCCACGCCAAGCGTGTCACCATCCAGCCCAAGGACCTCCAGCTGGCCCGCCGTCTCCGTGGCGAGCGCTCGTAA
- the utp7 gene encoding putative U3 small nucleolar RNA-associated protein 7: MDALLAAAGPMRPDKRKRDYRDRNTKPQAHKTVERGDKEAVDPSTASILKTTRTPSSFHSRNLASGKGKEAIKPDASVHRIHDKKVRAKVARQDVAAKQAAIERADVNEWINTPLSGGQGGIEVDYEAGERSWKVSQDAIVEEVGIASSSKRFDLKFDDWGSYKVDYTRNGRHLAIASSKGHIATFDWQAGKLLSEIQLKESVRDIKFLQSESFYAVAQKKYVFIYDENGVELHKLKHHIDPTHMEYLPYHYLLSTVGNAGHLKYHDVSTGVMLTQIATHLGSPSAMAQNPHSAIIHLGHANGTMTLWSPNQTTSHVKLLAHRGPIAGIAIDPSESSVGRYCATAGLDGTVKLWDGRMWGKELRSWTVRNQPATISYSGRGILAVGGRTGVTTYRDVHKSSVGAPSPYLTLPLPGLSAYSTKFCPFDDIIAVGHNRGISSLLVPGSGEANFDSAEADVYETYSRRRERDVRSVMDKIRPELITMDTDYLGHISLDKGGQTHAEREGRSFRQLGRMERLRATGKADEDEDEWNGINSADEGDANEGERPAKKKVKHKQRGKGTGMKRYLAKKKKNVVDKELLAVRDKVDAQKRAEDMERKVASGEVVKETGALARFG; the protein is encoded by the exons ATGGACGCACtactcgccgctgccggcccCATGAGGCCGgacaagcgcaagcgcgactACCGGGACCGCAACACCAAGCCGCAGGCGCACAAGACGGTCGAACGCGGGGACAAGGAGGCCGTCGACCCGTCGACTGCCTCGATCCTCAAGACAAcacgcacgccgtcgtcgttccaCTCGCGCAACCTCGCcagcggcaagggcaaggaggcaATCAAGCCCGATGCCAGCGTCCACCGCATCCATGACAAGAAGGTGCGCGCCAAGGTGGCGCGGCAGGACGTGGCGGCCAAGCAGGCTGCCATCGAGCGTGCCGACGTCAATGAGTGGATCAACACTCCGCTCTCGGGCGGCCAGGGCGGTATCGAGGTCGACTACGAAGCAGGAGAGCGCTCGTGGAAGGTGTCGCAGGACGCgatcgtcgaggaggtcggcatcgccagcagctcgaaGCGCTTCGACCTCAAGTTTGACGACTGGGGATCGTACAAGGTCGACTATACCCGCAACGGACGTCACCTGGCGATCGCGAGCAGCAAGGGACACATTGCGACGTTTGACTGGCAGGCGGGCAAGCTTCTGTCCGAAATCCAGCTCAAGGAGTCGGTGCGGGATATCAAGTTCTTGCAGTCGGAATCCTtctacgccgtcgcgcagaaGAAGTACGTCTTCATCTACGACGAGAATGGTGTCGAGCTGCACAAGCTCAAGCACCACATCGACCCTACACATATGGAGTATCTGCCATATCATTACCTTCTGTCTAcggtg GGCAACGCTGGCCACTTGAAGTACCACGACGTTTCCACTGGCGTCATGCTTACGCAGATTGCCACCCACCTGGGCTCGCCATCTGCCATGGCCCAGAACCCCCACTCGGCCATCATTCACCTTGGTCACGCCAACGGCACCATGACGCTGTGGTCGCCAAATCAGACGACGTCGCATGTCAAGCTGCTGGCCCATCGCGGACCGATCGCTGGCATCGCCATCGACCCGAGTGAGAGCAGTGTGGGACGGTACTGTGCCACCGCAGGACTGGATGGAACGGTCAAGCTCTGGGACGGCCGCATGTGGGGCAAGGAGCTGCGATCGTGGACGGTGCGCAACCAGCCAGCGACCATCTCATACTCTGGACGGGGCATCCTCGCCGTTGGAGGCCGCACGGGAGTGACAACGTACCGTGACGTGCACAAGAGCTCGGTCGGAGCTCCCTCGCCGTACCTCACGCTCCCGCTCCCCGGTCTGAGTGCCTACTCGACCAAGTTCTGCCCCTTCGACGACATCATCGCCGTGGGACACAACCGCGGCATCAGCTCGTTGCTCGTTCCCGGTTCCGGTGAGGCCAACTTTGACTCGGCCGAGGCAGACGTGTACGAGACCTACTCTCGCCGACGGGAGCGCGACGTCCGCTCGGTCATGGACAAGATCCGGCCCGAGCTCATCACGATGGACACGGACTACCTGGGACACATCTCGCTGGACAAGGGTGGCCAGacccacgccgagcgcgagggccggTCGTTCCGCCAGCTGGGCCGCATGGAGCGTCTGCGCGCGACcggcaaggccgacgaggacgaggacgagtggaACGGCATCAACAGTGcagacgagggcgacgccaaCGAGGGCGAAAGGCCAGCGAAGAAGAAGGTCAAGCACAAGCAGCGTGGCAAGGGCACTGGAATGAAGCGGTACCttgccaagaagaagaagaatGTCGTGGACAAGGAGCTG CTCGCGGTCCGggacaaggtcgacgccCAGAAGAGGGCCGAGGACATGGAGCGCAAGGTGGCAagcggcgaggtggtcaaGGAGACTGGTGCGCTTGCACGATTTGGATGA
- the RSC9 gene encoding Chromatin structure-remodeling complex subunit RSC9 — MVVPTSTRTVAAHPSQHGQHPQHTNAAAAGSTRLQQPISQFTPSERELAPGGRNRLFLALRSGVEEEVDWALPRLVLASFDRPEKFALETWVDSVSSFKEWPQLWLDELEREVAYRELIDSPSSSKRDALGAVPSFTRDPAVEDRAAASLHILRNASFSGNNPRTISRTSFVAFLLRFFNLPIDFLIEVSARSPEPFQHILIILQSIYPFLFGGPPVFRLLTEVLPTFAMKTRDLGLLSITLPILITTFQVPTFPPPPEGFIQHILYLLTLQPPPQLLELVLDLLAAMVPQPAYARIVLSDPQFGSHLKSLVRLLEHGAQDYVAQWYPVEHLRSHEVLNPAGGPALAERATARRRIEREADQQKMEVFGGPGVTREVGTTPPQLSQTVKDELYKMTEPKRSIAWMHETFVYCSHAQLLQVTFWHAYRDFFSNSATVEQLLSASEVIKNVTVAFPAAQAKLWTDERGETKFVISGMGFRKGTDDADRFLCFWRGCQRPQGATNPGQLLDHIQKAHLAGHPQSCAWAGCRHSPFTLTHLLTHLPLVQPPSVQPRISVAPGTERSFVYSPQVTSRPAPPVPPTQLLRFEGKRTSADAARNPIGIAFLAALVVRGLARSLRSEVAAALPEEVGMSAEQRRAKKKHLAEDRFGLPIPASVLREEEEEEDEARGTAEVSMPDADRERARAAFRGVEGRILDVVNTNVSSLGLYLGDAFGW, encoded by the exons ATGGTCGtcccgacgtcgacgcgcaccgtcgccgcccacccctcCCAGCACGGTCAGCACCCGCAGCATAccaacgccgcggcggcaggctcgACTCGACTGCAGCAGCCGATTTCGCAGTTTACTCCctcggagcgcgagctggccccCGGTGGCAGGAACAGGCTgttcctcgcgctgcgctcTGGCGTAGAAGAAGAGGTCGACTGGGCCCTCCcgcgcctcgtgctcgcgtccTTTGACCGCCCGGAGAAGTTTGCCCTCGAGACGTGGGTCGACTCGGTGTCGAGCTTCAAGGAGTGGCCGCAGCTCTGGCTCGACGaactcgagcgcgaggtcgcgtaCCGCGAGCTCATCGACTCGCCATCCTCATCCAAGCgcgatgcgctcggcgccgtgcccagCTTCacgcgcgaccccgccgtcgaggatcgcgccgcggcctcgctTCACATCCTGCGAAACGCGAGCTTCTCGGGCAACAATCCGCGCACCATCTCGAGGACGTCGTTCGTGGCCTTCCTCCTGCGCTTCTTTAACCTGCCTATCGACTTCTTGATCGAAGTGtcggcccgctcgcccgagCCGTTCCAGCATatcctcatcatcctccAGTCCATATACCCTTTCTTATTCGGTGGCCCACCCGTTTTCCGCCTCCTCACAGAGGTGCTGCCGACGTTCGCCATGAAGACGCGCGACTTGGGACTGCTGAGCATCACGTTGCCGATTCTCATCACCACGTTCCAGGTGCCGACgttcccgccgccgcccgagggtTTCATCCAGCACATCCTCTATCTCCTCAcgctgcagccgccgccgcagctcctcgagctcgtccttgacctGCTGGCGGCCATGGTCCCGCAGCCTGCGTACGCCCGCATTGTTCTGTCCGACCCGCAGTTTGGTTCGCACCTCAAGTCGCTCGTCAGGCTGCTTGAGCACGGCGCCCAGGACTATGTCGCTCAGTGGTACCCTGTCGAGCATCTCCGCTCCCACGAGGTTCTCAACCCCGCTGGCGGGCCGGCGCTCGCTGAGAGGGCCACCGCGAGGCGCAGAATTGAGAGAGAGGCGGACCAGCAAAAGATGGAGGTGTTTGGCGGGCCTGGCGTCACCCGCGAGGTTGGCACAACACCGCCGCAGTTGTCGCAGAcggtcaaggacgagctctACAAGATGACCGAGCCGAAGCGGTCCATTGCTTG GATGCACGAGACGTTCGTCTACTGCTCGCACGCTCAGCTGCTGCAGGTGACGTTCTGGCATGCGTACAGGGACTTTTTCTCCAACTCCGCGACGGTGGAGCAGTTATTGAGCGCGTCCGAGGTCATCAAGAACGTCACGGTCGCATTCCCtgcggcgcaggccaagcTCTGGACGGACGAGCGTGGTGAGACCAAGTTTGTCATCTCGGGCATGGGCTTCAGGAAGGGAACAGATGACGCCGATCGCTTCCTCTGCTTCTGGCGCGGCTGCCAACGGCCACAAGGTGCCACCAACCCCGGCCAGCTGCTCGATCACATCCAAAAGGCACACTTGGCAGGCCACCCGCAGTCCTGCGCGTGGGCAGGATGTCGCCACTCGCCGTTCACCCTGACGCACCTCCTCACGCACCTGCCGCTTGTTCAACCACCCAGCGTGCAGCCGAGGATCTCAGTGGCACCCGGCACTGAACGCTCGTTTGTGTACTCTCCCCAGGTGACGAGCAGACCAGCGCCAcccgtgccgccgacccaACTCTTGCGCTTCGAGGGCAAGCGCACTAGCGCCGATGCGGCGCGCAACCCAATAGGCATTGCCTTCTTGGCTGCACTCGTTGTGCGCGGGCTCGCGCGTAGCCTGAGATCCGAGGTGGCTGCGGCCCTGCCTGAAGAAGTGGGCATGAGtgccgagcagcggcgggccaagaagaagcacTTGGCAGAGGACCGGTTCGGCCTTCCGATCCCCGCGAGCGTTTTacgcgaggaggaagaggaggaggacgaggcgcgtgGCACGGCCGAGGTGAGCATGCCCGACGCGGACAGGGAGCGGGCGCGGGCTGCGTTCCGCGGCGTGGAAGGCCGGATCCTCGACGTTGTCAACACCAACGTGTCGAGCCTGGGACTGTACCTTGGCGACGCGTTTGGATGGTAG
- the MMF1 gene encoding Protein MMF1, mitochondrial produces MADDRKTYLVPGYPAPPSFLSTAIVSGGFIYCSGALPVTPDGKMVEGTFGDRVTAVLDNLEAVLKAHGSGLEHTVKALIFITDYANFDELNRVYTPRMPTPAPARSCIGAAKLPRGSDIEIELVALAPRAKL; encoded by the exons atggcAGACGACCGCAAGACGTACCTCGTGCCGGGCtaccccgcgccgccttccttcctGT CCACGGCTATCGTGTCCGGCGGGTTCATCTACTGCTCTGGCGCGCTGCCCGTCACGCCGGACGGTAAGATGGTCGAGGGGACGTTTGGGGACCGTGTT ACCGCCGTCCTGGACAACCTCGAGGCGGTGCTCAAGGCGCACGGCTCGGGCCTGGAGCACACGGTCAAGGCGCTCATCTTT ATCACCGACTACGCCAACTTTGACGAGCTGAACCGCGTCTACACGCCGCGCAtgcccacgcccgcgcccgcgcgctcgtgtaTCGGCGCGGCCAAGCTCCCGCGCGGGTCGGATATCGAGATTGAGCTCGTGGCGCTTGCcccgcgcgccaagctctAG
- the arsB gene encoding Arsenical pump membrane protein, giving the protein MSPLDARSGVTLGVFAIANALVIRPLRIPLPSALRRVAARIARILGRSDTPTHATLGLASAPVVAVLLLLASTCIPPSVVRAGFVGRDGVRPWDVMVLFTSFAYISLSLDHTGLLRYLALHVASRATSPAKLYASLYLLFLALALGVGNDPVVLSGTPFVAYFAASTGLPPHAFAFAQFQAANLACALLVSSNPTNLVLTASFHLSFLQFSAWTALPTVAAGLALLPVLMGTAGRSLPKRIDKVDVQPRAALVDPVGAAFGASVFVVTIVLLVALSAVGILEHGAAGVWCVTAPAALLVLARDVAYDLGWGRPGAAAASGESGEKERASGALGSSDSSEKDSTAPAVVSGRLDAEARDKLDGEADAAVGTTDTPTPASPTPPPTPPHPLRAIRAALPTTSTTLAALPLPLLPFAFSMFILVEALDHTGWVGVWSGWWGAWARASGAAGCIFLMGVVSVIGCNLFGTNIGATVLLSRILTRWIAAAHPSPRARYGSVLALAVGSNFGAYSFVFPASLAGLLWRHILAEKQLHVLPLEFARRNALPLGVTLAVGCLVVAAEVCVMFK; this is encoded by the exons ATGAGCCCCCTGGACGCCCGGAGCGGGGTAACGCTGGGCGTGTTTGCGATCGCAA ACGCGCTCGTCATCCGGCCGCTGAGAATaccgctgccgtcggcgctgcggcgcgtaGCAGCTCGCATCGCGCGTATACTGGGCCGTAGTGATACCCCGACACACGCgaccctcggccttgcgtctgcgcccgtcgtcgctgtcctcctcctcctcgcgagCACGTGTATCCCCCCGTCTGTGGTGCGCGCGGGCTTTGTCGGGCGCGATGGCGTGCGGCCGTGGGACGTCATGGTGCTCTTCACGAGCTTT GCGTACATCTCCCTCTCGCTAGACCATACCGGCCTGCTGCGCTACCTCGCGCTGCacgtcgcctcgcgcgcgacctcccCCGCAAAGCTATACGCGTCGCTGtacctcctcttcctcgcgctcgccctcggcgtgggcAACGACCCCGTCGTGCTGAGCGGCACGCCGTTCGTGGCGTACTTCGCCGCGAGCACCGGGCTGCCGCCACACGCGTTCGCGTTCGCCCAGTTCCAGGCGGCCAACCTCGCgtgcgcgctgctcgtgtcGAGTAACCCCACCAACCTGGTGCTCACGGCAAGCTTCCACCTCAGCTTTCTCCAGTTCTCCGCGTGGACCGCGCTGCCCACGGTCGCTGCCGGACTAGCGCTGCTCCCGGTGCTCATGGGCACCGCGGGGCGTAGCCTGCCAAAGCGTatcgacaaggtcgacgtgcagccgcgcgcggcgctcgtggaccccgtcggcgcggcgttcggcGCGTCCGTGTTCGTCGTTACGatcgtgctgctcgtcgccctcaGCGCTGTCGGGATactcgagcacggcgccgcgggcgtgtGGTGCGTCactgcgcctgctgcgctgctggttcttgcgcgcgacgtggcGTACGACTTGGGCTGGGGGCggccgggggcggcggcggccagcgggGAATCGGGGGAGAAGGAGagggccagcggcgcgctggggTCCAGCGATTCGAGCGAGAAGGACAGTACCGCGCCCGCTGTCGTGTCTGGCaggctcgacgccgaggcacgCGACAAGCtagacggcgaggccgacgccgccgtcggcacgACCGACACCCCAACACCGGCATCaccaaccccaccacccaccccaccccacccgctCCGCGCcatccgcgccgcgctcccaaCAACAAGCACCACGCTCGCGGCCCTCccgctccccctcctcccgtTCGCGTTCAGCATGttcatcctcgtcgaggcgctggatCACACgggctgggtgggggtgtggagcgggtggtggggcgcgtgggcgcgcgcgagcggcgcggcggggtgtATCTTTCTCATGGGGGTCGTGAGCGTCATCGGGTGTAAT CTCTTCGGCACGAATATCGGCGCGACAGTCCTCCTCTCGCGCATCCTCACGCGCTGGATCGCCGCGGCTCACCCCTCCCCGCGGGCACGGTACGGCAGCGTGCTGGCACTGGCCGTGGGGTCCAACTTTGGCGCCTACTCGTttgt CTTCCCCGCGTCCCTCGCTGGTCTATTGTGGCGCCacatcctcgccgagaagCAGCTGCACGTCTTGCCCCTCGAGTTTGCGCGGCGCAATGCGCTGCCGTTGGGCGTGACGCTTGCCGTGGGTTGTCTCGTTGTCGCGGCGGAGGTGTGCGTCATGTTCAAGTAG